In Aquipuribacter hungaricus, the following are encoded in one genomic region:
- a CDS encoding transcriptional regulator, with the protein MSAGAGPRPVELDPVIHAQARLRLTTTLAALPAGDRIAFPRVQQLLDMTAGNLATHLRRLEDAGYVEVTKTHRGRSPVTYLALTRAGRRAYEDYLAALRALLQPPDPGPSDGGPATTTEGDRP; encoded by the coding sequence ATGAGCGCGGGCGCGGGACCGCGGCCGGTCGAGCTCGACCCGGTCATCCACGCCCAGGCACGGCTGCGGCTCACCACCACGCTCGCGGCGCTGCCCGCCGGGGACCGGATCGCCTTCCCCCGCGTCCAGCAGCTGCTCGACATGACGGCCGGCAACCTCGCCACGCACCTGCGGCGGCTCGAGGACGCCGGCTACGTCGAGGTCACCAAGACCCACCGGGGACGGTCGCCCGTGACCTACCTGGCGCTGACCCGGGCCGGTCGTCGCGCCTACGAGGACTACCTGGCCGCGCTGCGCGCCCTGCTGCAGCCGCCCGACCCGGGGCCGTCGGACGGCGGCCCCGCCACCACCACCGAGGGGGACAGGCCATGA
- a CDS encoding ABC transporter ATP-binding protein has product MTDVLASWAGVTRRYGEVLALDDVSLDVPAGQVVGLLGPNGAGKSTLISLLLGLRRPDSGTVRLFGGDPRTPSSRALVGSTPQETALPATLRVREVLDFVAGHHPDPLPTDRLLDELGLAEEAGRQTGGLSGGQRRRLSLALALVGRPRLLVLDEPTTGLDVDARHLLWQRVRDFHADGGTVVVTSHYLEEVEALAERVVVVSAGRVLVDGSLDEVRSRVRQRRVSVRAGALPPLQHVVRAEPGEQDRWSLFTDDSDALVRELVRAEVPFRDLEVATASLEDAFLALTAPVPGAAVGGAAVTGAAVAGARS; this is encoded by the coding sequence ATGACAGACGTGCTGGCGAGCTGGGCGGGGGTGACCCGCCGCTACGGCGAGGTCCTCGCCCTCGACGACGTGAGCCTCGACGTGCCGGCCGGGCAGGTCGTCGGCCTGCTCGGGCCCAACGGCGCCGGCAAGTCGACGCTCATCAGCCTGCTGCTGGGCCTGCGACGGCCGGACAGCGGCACCGTCCGGCTGTTCGGCGGCGACCCGCGGACGCCGTCGTCGCGGGCCCTGGTCGGGTCCACGCCCCAGGAGACGGCTCTGCCGGCGACGCTCCGGGTGCGGGAGGTGCTCGACTTCGTCGCCGGGCACCACCCGGACCCCCTCCCGACCGACCGGCTGCTGGACGAGCTGGGGCTCGCCGAGGAGGCCGGGCGGCAGACCGGCGGGCTGTCCGGGGGGCAGCGGCGCCGCCTGTCGCTGGCGCTCGCCCTGGTCGGACGGCCGCGGCTGCTCGTGCTCGACGAGCCCACCACCGGCCTGGACGTCGACGCCCGGCACCTGCTGTGGCAGCGGGTGCGCGACTTCCACGCCGACGGCGGCACCGTGGTGGTCACGAGCCACTACCTGGAGGAGGTCGAGGCGCTCGCCGAGCGGGTCGTCGTCGTGTCCGCGGGGCGGGTGCTGGTCGACGGCAGCCTCGACGAGGTGAGGTCCCGGGTCCGGCAGCGCCGGGTGAGCGTGCGCGCCGGTGCCCTGCCCCCGCTGCAGCACGTCGTGCGGGCCGAGCCGGGGGAGCAGGACCGGTGGTCGCTGTTCACCGACGACTCCGACGCGCTGGTCCGCGAGCTCGTCCGCGCCGAGGTCCCCTTCCGCGACCTGGAGGTCGCGACGGCGTCGCTCGAGGACGCCTTCCTCGCGCTGACCGCACCGGTGCCGGGCGCGGCTGTGGGGGGTGCGGCTGTGACGGGTGCGGCCGTGGCGGGGGCGCGGTCATGA
- a CDS encoding ABC transporter permease, whose amino-acid sequence MSLVALHTRYVALETLRVPIAVVSTVMFPLLSFLFFVVPFREVAGDPVAATASASQLAVFSVFSVCLFSFGVGVADDRSTPWDPYVRTLPVGAGPRITARLVNGVLFALLGLLPLLVAAALLTEASVSPREALLGAGALAVAGVPLLFLGVAVGYSLSVKAAVPVAQVLLFPLAFGGGLFIPPQAFPSWLDAVSQGLPTRAGRDLVIAATTGADLPSAVLPVLGVWAVVTGAVAVRAYRRDEGRRFR is encoded by the coding sequence ATGAGCCTGGTCGCGCTCCACACCCGCTACGTGGCCCTGGAGACCCTCCGCGTCCCGATCGCCGTCGTGAGCACCGTGATGTTCCCGCTGCTGTCGTTCCTGTTCTTCGTCGTGCCGTTCCGCGAGGTCGCGGGCGACCCGGTCGCCGCGACGGCGTCGGCGAGCCAGCTGGCGGTCTTCTCCGTCTTCTCCGTCTGCCTGTTCAGCTTCGGCGTCGGCGTCGCGGACGACCGGAGCACGCCGTGGGACCCGTACGTCCGCACCCTGCCCGTCGGTGCCGGACCGAGGATCACGGCCCGGCTGGTCAACGGTGTGCTCTTCGCCCTGCTCGGGCTGCTCCCGCTCCTGGTGGCCGCGGCCCTGCTCACCGAGGCCAGCGTGTCGCCGAGGGAGGCCCTCCTGGGTGCCGGCGCGCTCGCCGTGGCCGGCGTGCCCCTGCTGTTCCTGGGGGTCGCCGTCGGGTACTCGCTGTCGGTCAAGGCGGCGGTCCCGGTCGCGCAGGTGCTGCTGTTCCCGCTGGCCTTCGGGGGCGGGCTCTTCATCCCGCCTCAGGCGTTCCCGTCGTGGCTCGACGCCGTCTCGCAGGGCCTGCCCACCCGTGCCGGGCGCGACCTGGTCATCGCGGCCACGACCGGTGCGGATCTGCCGTCGGCGGTGCTGCCCGTGCTGGGGGTCTGGGCTGTGGTGACGGGTGCCGTGGCGGTGCGGGCGTACCGGCGCGACGAGGGCCGACGGTTCCGCTGA
- a CDS encoding diacylglycerol/lipid kinase family protein produces MEEAPPGAGSTSPQKFVAVVAQPVKSDMDALREAVTTISEQAGWGPPRFYETSVEDPGRGQAKQALEEGASIVASSGGDGTACAVAEVLAETGVPMAILPAGTGNLLARAVGISHSSRTAALALLTEGRERAIDIMSVDMVRPDGSRFTETSVVGLGIGYNADLMAGTDEELKKRTGWFAYIVSGVRAIRTHAVRARVASDVDDPSRSLAAGGAQVRKTRSILVVTCGLLVGGLRLLEDSEPDDGVMETVVAEPRSRFELIVQLGRLLLRRDARGPNVEVIESRKNMVVECPRGTVAQIDGDPVGDVTRIEVTLRPGVLTVLSP; encoded by the coding sequence GTGGAAGAGGCGCCCCCCGGGGCCGGCAGCACGTCGCCGCAGAAGTTCGTCGCCGTCGTGGCGCAGCCCGTCAAGTCCGACATGGACGCCCTGCGCGAGGCGGTGACGACCATCAGCGAGCAGGCCGGCTGGGGCCCGCCGCGCTTCTACGAGACCAGCGTCGAGGACCCGGGCCGCGGCCAGGCCAAGCAGGCCCTCGAGGAGGGTGCGTCGATCGTCGCGTCCTCCGGCGGCGACGGCACCGCGTGCGCCGTGGCCGAGGTGCTCGCCGAGACCGGCGTGCCGATGGCCATCCTCCCGGCCGGGACCGGCAACCTGCTGGCCCGCGCGGTCGGCATCAGCCACAGCAGCCGCACGGCCGCCCTGGCCCTGCTCACCGAGGGCCGCGAGCGCGCCATCGACATCATGAGCGTGGACATGGTCCGCCCCGACGGCAGCCGCTTCACCGAGACCTCGGTCGTCGGGCTCGGCATCGGCTACAACGCCGACCTCATGGCGGGCACCGACGAGGAGCTCAAGAAGCGGACCGGCTGGTTCGCCTACATCGTCTCCGGCGTCCGGGCGATCCGCACCCACGCCGTCCGGGCGCGCGTGGCCTCCGACGTCGACGACCCGAGCCGGTCGCTGGCGGCCGGCGGCGCGCAGGTCCGCAAGACCCGGTCGATCCTGGTGGTGACGTGCGGCCTGCTCGTCGGGGGCCTGCGGCTGCTCGAGGACTCCGAGCCGGACGACGGGGTGATGGAGACGGTCGTCGCCGAGCCGCGGAGCCGTTTCGAGCTCATCGTGCAGCTCGGCCGGCTGCTGCTGCGCCGCGACGCCCGCGGCCCCAACGTCGAGGTGATCGAGTCGCGCAAGAACATGGTCGTCGAGTGCCCCCGGGGGACGGTCGCGCAGATCGACGGCGACCCGGTCGGCGACGTCACGCGCATCGAGGTCACGCTGCGGCCCGGTGTGCTGACGGTGCTGTCGCCCTGA
- a CDS encoding PLP-dependent aminotransferase family protein: protein MRTRVGALAMGRLLGDQWRGHGPGYAALADRVRALVLDGRLPLEVRVPSERQLAEQLHVSRTTVTAAYDALREAGFLRSRQGSGSWTSVPGGVRPTGGAIAPPRPDELDDDLLDLAAATMPADGVAVRAAYEAALLELPRHLPGVGYAAEGLPEARQAVADSFTARGLPTDPSQVVVTSGAVSAWALLLRVLTQPGDRVLVEQPSYPNALEAARRAGARLVPVPLGDAGERLWDVEAWRTAFRQSAPTLGYVIPDCQNPTGGVMDEATREAVVAAADAVGTTLVADETLVDLRLDGRPPARPMASFSPSVVTVGGLSKSAWAGLRLGWVRAPRDLVDRLVEARLSWDLGTPVLEQLALAHLLAAPDRGAHAAARRAEVGARRDALTTALRRELPAWRWREAQGGLSLWVELDRRSSSAMAEQAGAHGLRLAAGPRFGVEGALERYLRLPFVVPAERVDDAVRRLAGLADAVGTRRPSRLVV, encoded by the coding sequence GTGAGGACACGCGTCGGAGCCCTGGCGATGGGCCGCCTGCTCGGGGACCAGTGGCGGGGCCACGGCCCCGGGTACGCGGCGCTGGCCGACCGGGTGCGGGCGCTCGTGCTCGACGGCCGGCTGCCGCTCGAGGTCCGGGTGCCCAGCGAGCGGCAGCTCGCCGAGCAGCTGCACGTGAGCCGGACCACGGTGACCGCGGCCTACGACGCGCTGCGCGAGGCCGGCTTCCTGCGGTCCCGGCAGGGGTCGGGGTCCTGGACCTCGGTCCCGGGCGGCGTGCGGCCGACCGGGGGGGCCATCGCGCCGCCCCGTCCGGACGAGCTCGACGACGACCTCCTCGACCTGGCGGCGGCGACCATGCCCGCGGACGGGGTGGCGGTCCGGGCGGCCTACGAGGCGGCCCTGCTCGAGCTGCCCCGCCACCTGCCCGGCGTCGGCTACGCCGCGGAGGGCCTGCCCGAGGCGCGGCAGGCGGTGGCGGACTCCTTCACCGCCCGCGGGCTGCCGACGGACCCGTCCCAGGTGGTCGTCACCTCCGGCGCGGTGTCGGCGTGGGCGCTGCTGCTGCGCGTGCTGACCCAGCCCGGGGACCGTGTGCTCGTCGAGCAGCCGTCGTACCCCAACGCCCTCGAGGCGGCCCGGCGAGCAGGGGCGCGCCTGGTGCCGGTCCCGCTCGGCGACGCGGGCGAGCGGCTGTGGGACGTCGAGGCGTGGCGGACCGCGTTCCGCCAGAGCGCCCCGACGCTCGGGTACGTCATCCCCGACTGCCAGAACCCGACGGGCGGCGTCATGGACGAGGCCACCCGGGAGGCCGTGGTCGCCGCCGCGGACGCCGTGGGGACCACCCTGGTCGCCGACGAGACCCTCGTCGACCTGCGCCTGGACGGTCGGCCGCCGGCCCGGCCGATGGCCTCGTTCTCCCCGTCGGTCGTCACGGTGGGCGGGCTCAGCAAGTCGGCGTGGGCGGGGCTGCGGCTCGGCTGGGTCCGGGCGCCCCGGGACCTGGTGGACCGCCTGGTCGAGGCGCGGCTGTCCTGGGACCTCGGGACGCCGGTGCTCGAGCAGCTGGCGCTGGCCCACCTGCTGGCCGCGCCCGACCGCGGTGCCCACGCCGCAGCCCGGCGGGCCGAGGTGGGTGCCCGCCGTGACGCCCTCACCACCGCGCTCCGGCGCGAGCTGCCGGCCTGGCGGTGGCGGGAGGCTCAGGGCGGCCTGTCGCTGTGGGTCGAGCTGGACCGCCGCTCGTCCAGCGCGATGGCCGAGCAGGCGGGCGCGCACGGGCTGCGGCTGGCGGCGGGACCCCGGTTCGGCGTCGAGGGGGCGCTCGAGCGCTACCTGCGCCTGCCGTTCGTCGTGCCCGCGGAACGGGTGGACGACGCCGTCCGCCGCCTGGCCGGCCTCGCGGACGCGGTCGGCACCCGCCGCCCCAGCCGCCTGGTCGTCTGA
- the serS gene encoding serine--tRNA ligase, with protein MIDIRALREDPQTARDSQTSRGADPTAVDAALAADVARREAVARFEALRAQQKASGKLVAAAPKDEKPALVAAAKQLSDDVKAAQADADAAEAALDAALRRIDNVVLPGVPPGGEDDFVVLREVGQVRDLVAEGVVGPDGAVPDHLAVAEGLRAIDVKRGAKVSGSRFYFLTGVGARLELALLSLAMDTALEAGFTPMITPTLVRPEIMAGTGFLGAHADEVYRLAADDLYLVGTSEVALAGYHSDEILDLSDGPVRYAGWSACYRREAGSHGKDTRGIIRVHQFHKVEMFAFCDAADAETEHERMLALEEGMLTALGLPYRVIDVAAGDLGSSAARKFDCEAWLPSQARWLELTSTSNCTTFQARRLDIRVRGEGGTTPVATLNGTLATTRWLVALLENNQQADGSVTVPAPLAARLGTDVLVPV; from the coding sequence GTGATCGACATCAGGGCGCTGCGCGAGGACCCGCAGACCGCGAGGGACAGCCAGACCAGCCGTGGCGCCGACCCGACCGCCGTCGACGCGGCGCTGGCCGCCGACGTGGCGCGGCGAGAGGCGGTCGCCCGGTTCGAGGCGCTGCGCGCGCAGCAGAAGGCCTCCGGCAAGCTCGTCGCCGCGGCCCCCAAGGACGAGAAGCCCGCGCTGGTCGCCGCCGCCAAGCAGCTGTCGGACGACGTCAAGGCGGCCCAGGCCGACGCGGACGCCGCCGAGGCCGCCCTCGACGCGGCGCTGCGGCGCATCGACAACGTCGTGCTGCCGGGCGTCCCGCCGGGCGGCGAGGACGACTTCGTCGTGCTGCGCGAGGTGGGCCAGGTCCGCGACCTGGTGGCCGAGGGCGTCGTCGGCCCGGACGGCGCGGTGCCGGACCACCTGGCCGTCGCCGAGGGGCTGCGCGCGATCGACGTCAAGCGCGGCGCCAAGGTCTCGGGCAGCCGCTTCTACTTCCTCACCGGCGTCGGGGCGCGGCTGGAGCTCGCGCTGCTGTCGCTGGCGATGGACACCGCCCTCGAGGCCGGCTTCACGCCGATGATCACGCCGACGCTCGTGCGGCCGGAGATCATGGCGGGCACCGGGTTCTTGGGCGCGCACGCCGACGAGGTGTACCGGCTCGCCGCGGACGACCTGTACCTGGTCGGCACCAGCGAGGTGGCCCTGGCCGGCTACCACTCCGACGAGATCCTCGACCTGTCCGACGGCCCGGTCCGCTACGCGGGCTGGTCGGCCTGCTACCGGCGCGAGGCCGGCAGCCACGGCAAGGACACCCGCGGCATCATCCGGGTCCACCAGTTCCACAAGGTCGAGATGTTCGCGTTCTGCGACGCCGCGGACGCCGAGACCGAGCACGAGCGGATGCTGGCGCTGGAGGAGGGCATGCTCACCGCCCTCGGCCTCCCCTACCGCGTCATCGACGTGGCCGCCGGCGACCTGGGCTCCAGCGCCGCGCGCAAGTTCGACTGCGAGGCGTGGCTGCCCTCGCAGGCCCGCTGGCTCGAGCTCACGTCCACGAGCAACTGCACGACGTTCCAGGCCCGCCGCCTCGACATCCGCGTCCGTGGCGAGGGGGGCACCACGCCGGTCGCCACCCTCAACGGCACCCTCGCCACGACCCGCTGGCTCGTGGCGCTGCTGGAGAACAACCAGCAGGCCGACGGCTCCGTGACGGTGCCGGCGCCGCTCGCGGCCCGCCTGGGCACCGACGTCCTGGTGCCGGTGTGA
- the pheA gene encoding prephenate dehydratase, with amino-acid sequence MSSDDPSTDAPRVAYLGPAGTFTETALEGLLARSGVPGAPSVERIPTAAGRVPTAVGEVPTAAERLPSAAGRVPTAAERVPTAAERVPMATVGRCFEAVRAGEVHAAVVPIENSLEGGVNATLDALSASDPPLVIVAEHLVPVTFVLAVREGTTLADVRRVASHPHAEAQCRAWLSDHLPGVAVEPAMSTAAAAAGLGVEDPAYDAAICAPPAAERYGLVVLADDIGDRPATTRFVAVTLPGAVPEQTGADRTSVVAYLRENHSGALLELLEQFSARGVDLTRIESRPTGAGFGEYCFSIDLDGHVREPRVAEALKGLRRLSPLTRFLGSYPRADGERSRVLGWTGAEGFAAAEEWLSDLLDRQAPSDLD; translated from the coding sequence GTGAGCTCCGACGACCCCTCGACGGATGCGCCGCGGGTGGCCTACCTCGGGCCGGCCGGCACCTTCACCGAGACCGCGCTCGAGGGGCTCCTGGCGCGCTCGGGCGTGCCAGGGGCGCCCTCCGTCGAGCGCATCCCGACTGCCGCAGGGCGCGTCCCGACGGCCGTCGGAGAGGTCCCGACCGCCGCCGAGCGGCTCCCGTCTGCTGCCGGGCGCGTCCCGACGGCTGCCGAGCGGGTCCCGACTGCCGCCGAGCGGGTTCCGATGGCCACCGTCGGCCGCTGCTTCGAGGCCGTCCGCGCGGGCGAGGTGCACGCCGCGGTCGTGCCCATCGAGAACTCGCTCGAGGGCGGGGTGAACGCGACCCTCGACGCGCTGAGCGCGAGCGACCCGCCGCTGGTCATCGTCGCGGAGCACCTGGTCCCGGTGACGTTCGTCCTCGCGGTGCGGGAGGGGACGACGCTCGCCGACGTCCGCCGGGTGGCCAGCCACCCGCACGCCGAGGCGCAGTGCCGGGCCTGGCTCAGCGACCACCTGCCCGGCGTCGCCGTGGAGCCGGCCATGTCGACAGCGGCCGCCGCCGCCGGCCTCGGCGTCGAGGACCCCGCCTACGACGCCGCCATCTGCGCCCCGCCCGCGGCCGAGCGGTACGGCCTCGTCGTCCTGGCCGACGACATCGGCGACCGGCCCGCCACCACCCGCTTCGTCGCGGTGACCCTCCCCGGCGCGGTGCCGGAGCAGACGGGCGCCGACCGCACGAGCGTGGTCGCCTACCTGCGCGAGAACCACTCGGGCGCCCTGCTGGAGCTGCTCGAGCAGTTCTCCGCCCGCGGCGTCGACCTCACGCGGATCGAGTCGCGCCCGACGGGGGCCGGCTTCGGCGAGTACTGCTTCTCCATCGACCTCGACGGGCACGTCCGCGAGCCGCGGGTGGCCGAGGCGCTCAAGGGGCTGCGCCGGCTCAGCCCGCTGACGCGCTTCCTCGGTTCCTACCCTCGGGCGGACGGGGAGCGGTCGAGGGTCCTCGGCTGGACCGGCGCCGAGGGCTTCGCGGCGGCGGAGGAGTGGCTCTCTGACCTGCTCGACCGGCAGGCCCCGTCGGACCTGGACTGA
- a CDS encoding HAD-IIB family hydrolase → MTAEQPRDRRPLVALDIDGTIVDHDDRLTERVRGAVRAASEVAHVVIATGRSTDGTLEVLDRLDLLTGTAVVSNGAVTLRLDPSLPKGYEVAESVSFDPGPALAVVREHLPTALYGVETEQLDKVLTQAFPEGELSGRFRVASFEELSRTRALRVIVRSLDHSPEEFEEIVGRMGLNSVAYAVGWSAWLDIAPEGVSKASALESVRRRLGVEPEDTYAVGDGRNDIEMLRWAAHSAAMGNALDDDVRRAAVETIGPVTEDGLAVFLERALGLGDAAA, encoded by the coding sequence GTGACGGCGGAGCAGCCGCGCGACCGGCGCCCGCTGGTCGCCCTGGACATCGACGGCACGATCGTCGACCACGACGACCGGTTGACCGAGCGGGTCCGGGGCGCGGTCCGCGCGGCCTCGGAGGTCGCCCACGTCGTCATCGCCACCGGGCGCAGCACCGACGGCACCCTCGAGGTCCTCGACCGCCTCGACCTGCTCACCGGCACCGCCGTCGTCTCCAACGGCGCGGTGACGCTCCGCCTGGACCCGTCGCTCCCCAAGGGCTACGAGGTCGCCGAGTCCGTGTCCTTCGACCCCGGCCCCGCGCTCGCCGTGGTCCGGGAGCACCTGCCGACCGCCCTGTACGGGGTCGAGACCGAGCAGCTGGACAAGGTGCTCACCCAGGCCTTCCCCGAGGGCGAGCTCAGCGGCAGGTTCCGGGTCGCCTCGTTCGAGGAGCTGTCACGGACCCGGGCGCTGCGCGTCATCGTCCGCAGCCTCGACCACAGCCCGGAGGAGTTCGAGGAGATCGTCGGGCGGATGGGCCTGAACTCCGTGGCCTACGCCGTCGGCTGGTCGGCGTGGCTCGACATCGCCCCGGAGGGCGTGTCCAAGGCGAGCGCGCTGGAGTCGGTGCGCCGCCGCCTGGGAGTCGAGCCCGAGGACACGTACGCCGTCGGCGACGGCCGCAACGACATCGAGATGCTCCGCTGGGCCGCGCACTCCGCCGCGATGGGCAACGCCCTGGACGACGACGTGCGCCGCGCGGCGGTCGAGACGATCGGGCCGGTGACCGAGGACGGCCTCGCGGTCTTCCTCGAGCGGGCCCTCGGCCTGGGCGACGCCGCGGCCTGA
- a CDS encoding HNH endonuclease signature motif containing protein — protein sequence MTSSTGVTAGAAPPGDLPACALAAALAEASDALGRAAALTAPGAAWQVADADVLDGIRRVAALRGRVEAVYLDLVRELDGRALATSSPVATTPEAFLRTVCLMGAGQARRDVAAARATAPTEPLAVFAEELSQGRRTRAHVDVAVRCLDRLPASLLARPGAAADVVDFLRRAADDAAPLDMDRAARQLLARLDPAGDERRERFDPDGHTRRFLEVHTDATGMVVGAFQLDAVSGATLRAALDTASAPEPGADGEPDRRQARQRRADALVRVAETALGVAVPRRGERPRVVLHVTPSQVAGLAGAGLGRTEAGDPLSPASTRRLVCDAVLQRVVSTPSLGPLDVGREHRLVTLAQRRALAARDGGCTVPGCGAPPDWCDAHHIVHWADGGPSDLDNYTLLCPGHHTAVHAGTWQVHGRGGQITVTPPRWVDPTRTPRRVRHHVVEDLVRDLGDPDVPDDRTERHDHDDRTEHDDHDDGTERHEPDHRTERHEHDDGTERLDQDDGLTGSAAPDEQPNPPPGAGPAAAWRRELDELFTDRAPACRPGVGDDAVHRLLLSEAFSARRDEGRRYTVTETDRVDGRRGHPAGRDGPGATAGMA from the coding sequence ATGACCAGCAGCACCGGCGTCACCGCAGGCGCGGCGCCCCCGGGCGACCTGCCGGCGTGCGCGCTGGCGGCAGCGCTGGCCGAGGCCTCGGACGCCCTCGGGCGCGCCGCGGCGCTCACGGCGCCCGGGGCGGCGTGGCAGGTCGCGGACGCCGACGTTCTCGACGGCATCCGTCGCGTGGCCGCGCTCCGGGGACGGGTCGAGGCGGTGTACCTCGACCTCGTGCGCGAGCTCGACGGGCGGGCTCTCGCCACCTCGTCGCCCGTGGCGACGACTCCGGAGGCCTTCCTCCGGACCGTCTGCCTGATGGGGGCCGGCCAGGCCCGCAGGGACGTCGCGGCCGCCAGGGCCACGGCCCCGACGGAGCCGCTGGCCGTGTTCGCCGAGGAGCTGTCGCAGGGGCGCCGCACCCGCGCCCACGTGGACGTGGCCGTCCGCTGCCTCGACCGGCTGCCGGCGTCGCTGCTGGCGCGACCCGGCGCGGCCGCCGACGTCGTGGACTTCCTCCGGCGAGCCGCCGACGACGCCGCCCCGCTGGACATGGACCGGGCCGCCCGCCAGCTGCTGGCCCGCCTGGACCCTGCCGGCGACGAGAGGCGCGAGCGCTTCGACCCCGACGGGCACACGCGGCGCTTCCTCGAGGTCCATACCGACGCCACCGGCATGGTCGTGGGGGCCTTCCAGCTCGACGCGGTGTCGGGAGCCACCCTCCGAGCGGCGCTCGACACGGCGTCCGCGCCGGAGCCGGGTGCCGACGGGGAGCCCGACCGGCGTCAGGCACGCCAGCGCCGCGCCGACGCCCTGGTGCGGGTGGCGGAGACGGCGCTCGGTGTCGCGGTGCCGCGCCGCGGTGAGCGCCCCCGGGTGGTCCTCCACGTGACGCCGTCCCAGGTGGCTGGCCTGGCGGGGGCGGGCCTGGGACGCACGGAGGCGGGTGACCCGCTCTCGCCCGCGTCGACGCGTCGTCTGGTGTGCGACGCGGTGCTCCAGCGGGTCGTGTCCACGCCGTCCCTCGGACCCCTCGACGTCGGGCGCGAGCACCGCCTGGTCACCCTCGCCCAACGTCGAGCCCTCGCCGCACGAGACGGCGGCTGCACCGTCCCCGGCTGCGGCGCCCCACCCGACTGGTGCGACGCCCACCACATCGTCCACTGGGCCGACGGCGGCCCCTCCGACCTCGACAACTACACCCTCCTCTGCCCCGGCCACCACACCGCCGTCCACGCCGGCACCTGGCAGGTCCACGGCCGCGGCGGGCAGATCACCGTCACCCCACCCAGGTGGGTCGACCCCACCCGGACGCCCCGACGCGTCCGCCACCACGTCGTCGAGGACCTCGTGCGCGACCTGGGAGACCCCGACGTGCCCGACGACCGCACCGAGCGTCACGACCACGACGACCGCACCGAGCATGACGATCACGACGACGGCACCGAGCGTCACGAGCCCGACCACCGCACCGAGCGTCACGAACACGACGACGGCACCGAGCGTCTCGATCAGGACGACGGCCTGACGGGCAGCGCTGCGCCCGACGAGCAGCCGAACCCGCCGCCGGGTGCCGGACCGGCGGCGGCCTGGCGGCGAGAGCTGGACGAGCTGTTCACCGACCGGGCGCCGGCGTGCCGTCCGGGGGTGGGCGACGACGCGGTGCACCGTCTGCTGCTGTCCGAGGCGTTCTCGGCGCGCCGTGACGAAGGGCGGCGGTACACGGTCACTGAGACCGACCGCGTCGACGGACGTCGCGGTCACCCCGCAGGTCGGGACGGCCCCGGCGCGACCGCGGGCATGGCCTAG